GCGGGGAGCGAGAAGGTGACCACCTCCCACTGGTCGGCCGGCTCGCGGCCGATCAGTGTCGCCACCCCGTCGACGTGGCCCTGCACCAGGTGGCCGCCGAGGCGGCTGCCGAGCGCGGCGGCCCGCTCCAGGTTCACGTTGCTGCCGACCTTGAGCGCGCCCAGCGACGAACGCCGGAGCGTCTCCCCCATGACGTCGGCGGTGAACACCCCGTCCACGTTGTCGATGACGGTGAGACAGACGCCGTTGACAGCGATGGAGTCGCCGTCGCGGGCGTCCGAGGTGACCAGCGGCCCTCGGACGGCGATGACGGCCGAGTCCGCGGAGCCCTCGGTCAGGCGGACGATCTCACCCAGTTCCTCGACGATGCCGGTGAACATTCAGTTCTCCTTTGAGCGGAGCGTGGCGGTGAAGCGCAGGTCGCCCCCGATCTGCGCGATGTCGGTGAAGTCGAGCTCCAGGGCCTCGGCGATGGTGCCGATCCCGGCGTCGACCAGAGCGGACCGGCCGGCGCCGAGCAGTTTCGGCGCGACGTAACCGATCACGCGGTCGACCAGACCGGCCGCGAGGAACGCCCCGGCCAGGGTCGGGCCGCCCTCCAGCAGCACGCTGCGGATGCCGCGGGTGTAGAGCTCGGTGAGCATGGCGTGCAGGTCGACGCGGCCGTCCGGCCCGCTGCCGGTCTCGGCCGTGGTCACGATCCAGGTGGGCGCGGCGGCGTCCCGGACGCGGGCCGTCTCCGGGGTCCGCCCGTGCGAGTCGACGACCACGCGCAGCGGCTGCTTGATGGCGAGCGAGCCGTCCCGCAGGTCGCGCACGGTCAGCTGCGGGTCGTCGGCGACCACCGTGCCGACCCCGGCCACGATCGCGTCGACCGTGCTGCGCAGCACGTGCACGTCGAAGCGCGACTCGCTGGAGCTGACCCACTGGCTGGTCCCGTCCGCGGCGGCCGAGCGCCCGTCCAGGGTGGCGGCGAATTTCCAGGTCACGAACGGGCGGCCGCGGCGCACGGCGGTCAGCCAGGCGATGTTCCCCAGCTCGGCCTCGGCGCGGCGCACCCCGGTCTCCACCTGGAGGCCGGCCGCGCGCAGGGTGGCGGCGCCGCCGGAGGCCACCGGGTTCGGATCGTCGACGGCGATCACCACGCGGCGCAGGCCGGCCTGGATCAGCGCCTCCGAGCACGGGCCGGTCCGCCCGGTGTGGTTGCACGGCTCCAGGGTCACCACGCAGGTGCCGCCGCGGGCCCGCTCACCGGCCTGGGCGAGGGCCACGATCTCGGCGTGCGGGCCGCCCGCGTACGCATGGAAGCCCTCACCGACGACCGCGCCGTCCGGGCCGAGCAGCAGGCAGCCGACCACCGGGTTGGGGCTGGTCGTGCCGAGGCCCCGGGCGGCCAGCGCAATCGCGCGGCGCATCGCCTCGTCCTCGGTCACCATCGGAACGGCAGTCCTCTCACGCGGTCAGGACACGCGCGGAGGGCAATGGGAGAAACGCCAAGAATCGGACACTCAGGGTACGCTTCGCGCACCCGGGTCCGGATGCGACCCCGTTGAGGGCACACCCGTCCGATTCCGCGCGCTGTCTCCCATCCGGACTGTCTGATCGGGCTTTCGCCTGATCAACCGTCGGCCCTGGAGTCTCACCAGGTCCACCGGCCGTCGTGGTGCGGACGTCCGGGTCGCGGGCTTACCGCTGCTTGCGCAGTGGATCACCGCCGGTTCGGAATTTCACCGAGTCCCGCCAGCGCGTGGTGGGTTAACCCCGAGTCTTGCACGCGCCGGCGGATTTGCCACCCCAGGGGCGAGGGATCTCACAAACGCTTGCCGGTAAGGGCCCCTACCAGGGTCGCGGCGTGCTCCACCTCGTCCTCGGTGTTGTAGTAGTGCGGGGAGAACCGGACCAGCGGCGGCGGGTTGCGCTCCTCGGTGTCGAACTGCTGGTGCGCCGGCTCGGTGCTGGTCACGTTCACCCCGGACTCGGCCAGCCGGGCCACCACCAGCTCCGACTCCACCCCGTCGACCGTGGCGGTGACGATCGCGCACCGCCGGCGCCCCAGGTCGTGAACGGTCACGCCGGGGGTGTCCTCCAGCAGCCCGCGCATCCGGTCGCCGAGCTCCTCGTTGCGCTTGCCGATCTCCGCCAGCCCCAGGTTCAGGGCCTGGTCGACGGCCACGCCGAGGCCGAGCACCGCCGCGTAGTTGAGCTCCCAGGTGGCGAACCGCCGCGCGCCGGGCGCCCAGCCGAACCCGCGGGCACCGTCCCAGTCCGCCGACTGGATCTCCACGATGTGCGGGTCGAGCTGGTCCAGCACGCCGTGGCGGACCCAGAGGAACCCGGTGCCGCGCGGCCCGCGCAGGAACTTGCGCCCGGTCCCGCAGAGGAAGTCGCACCCGATCTCCGCGACGTCCACCGGGAACTGCCCCACCGATTGGGTCGCGTCCAGCAGGTAGGGGACGCCCGCGGCGCGGGCGATGCGACCGACCTCGGCCGCCGGGTTGACCAGTCCGCCCGCGGTCGGCACGTGGGTCAGGCCGATCAGTTTCGTACGCCCGTCGATCAGCCCGGCCAGCGCGGACGTGTCGATCTGCCCGTCCGCGTCGTTCGGCACCACCACGACCTCGGCGCCCGCCCGCCGGGCCGCCTGAAGGTAGGCCAGGACGTTGCTGCCGTACTCGTTGCGCCCGGTCAGGATCCGGTCCCCGGGCCGCAGCGGCACCGAGTAGAACGCGGCCTGCCACGCGTGCGTCGCGTTGTCGAACAGCGCGATCTCGTCGGACCGCCCGCCGAGCAGCTCGGCCAGCCCGGAGTAGACCGCGGCGACCCGGTCGGCGGCCGCGTCGGCCGCCTCGTAGCCACCGATCCGCGCCTCCAGCCGCAGGTGCTCGACCACGACGTCCAGGGTCTGCTGCGACATCAGGGCCGCGCCCGCGTTGTTCAGATGGATCCGATTGCGGCAGCCGGGCGTCCCGGCTCGAAGCGCGTCCACGTCCATCCCCGCAGCCTTGCAGATGCCCCGCCCTCGCGCATCCCGGCGTAGACAGTGTCTACCCCCTCTGGTAGACACTGTCTATGCCCGCTGACGACGTCTTACGTGACCGGCTCGTCCGGGTCGGCGCCGAGTTGCTGAGCACCGAAAGTCCCGGCGCCCTCTCACTGCGTGAGATCGCTCGCCGGGCCGGTGTCTCGCACGGCGCGCCGCGCCGCTGGTTCCCCACCCACAAGTCGCTGCTCTCGGCCATCGCCCGCTCCGGGTTCGCCGAGCTCAAGGCGCAGATCGAGACCGCGCTGCGGACGGCCGCCGCCGACCCGCGGTCGCAGATCACCGAGCTGGCCCGGATTTACGTACGCTTTGCCGCCGCGAACCGCGGCATGTTCGCGTTGATGTTCCGCCACGACCTGCTCGAAACCGGTGGGGAGCTGGGCCTGCGCGACGCCTCGCTGCCGCTCTTCCGGCTGCTGGTCGATCTGGTCGCCGCCGCCCGGCCCGCCGCCGACCCGCCGGCCGAGGTCACGGCCGCCGCGCTCTGGGCGGCCCTGCACGGCACCGCCCAGCTCTGGATCTGGGGTTCGCTGACGCTGGCCACCGGGGCCACCGACCCGGCCCCGTTCGTCGACGCCACCCTCGCCGCCCATCTGGGGAAGGACTCTCGATGACCCGCATGTCGCCGCTCGACGCCGCCTTGGGGAAGGACTCCCGATGACCCGCATGCCGCCGCTCGACGCCGCCTTGGAGAGGGACTCTCGATGACCCGCATGCCGCCGCTCTACGCCGCCGCTCACCGCACCCTCGGCGCGCTACTGCGCGGATTCTGGCCGACCACGGTCACCGGTCTCGAGCACCTGCCGGCCGGCTCCGGCGCGATCCTCGCGGCCAACCACCACGCCATCGCCGACCAGTTGTTCCTCGGCATCAACACGCCGCGGCACATCGCGTTCTGGGCCAAGGCGGAGTACTTCCGCGGGTCCGGGCTGACCCGCCGGGTGGTGACCGGGATGGGCGCCATCCCGGTGGAGCGGGCCGGCGGGCGGGCGGTGCTCAGCGCCTTCGACGCGGCGGTGCCGATCCTGCGGGCCGGCGGGCTGGTCGCGGTCTTCGTCGAGGGGACCCGCTCCCCCGACGGGCGGCTGTACCGGGGACGCACCGGGGCGGTCCGGCTCGCTGCGCAGGCCGGGGTGCCGATCGTGCCGGTCGGGATCCGCGGCACCGATCAGGTCCGGCCGGCCGGTCGCCGCCTCCCCCGGCCGCACCCGATCCGGCTGGACTTCGGCCCGCCCATCCCGGTGAAGGTGGAATCCGCCCCGGACGCCCGGCGGGTCACCGATGAGGTGGTTGCCGCGATCCAAGGCTTGACCGGCCAGGAATACGTCGCGAAGTACGCTCCCCCGCGTACCTAAATCGGGTTTTGATCCTCGTCTTTGGCCTCGTTGCGGCGGCGGTCGATGGCGACGTAGGAGCCCGGCTGGGACTTGGCGACCTTCTTCATCTCCGAGGCGACCGCGATGACCATCCGCGGGTCGGTGAACTGCCGGCCGTCGGCGGTCGCCTGGGCGACCCCGATCGAGAGCGTGACCAGCGCGGCACGCTGCTTGTTGCCGCGGCGGTCGGGCACCTCGATGTAGCCGCGCTGCGCGTCCTTCTGGTCGTAGAGCCGGTCGGCGGCCGACTCGAAGTCGGTGACCATGCTCTTGGTCAGCGGCAGCACCTGGTCGGGGTGGCAGATGAAGACGAAGTCGTCGCCGCCGATGTGCCCCAGAAAGATCGACGGTTTGCCGGTGGAGGCGCTGGCGCGTTGCAGGCTGCGGGCCATGGCGGTGATGAACTCGTCACCGCGGTCGAACCCGTAGACGTCGTTGACGCTCTTGAACCGGTCGATGTCGATGTAGCCGACCGAGTAGTCGCCGCCGGACCGGATCCGGTCGATGATCTCGCGGCGCACCCGGGCGTTGCCGGGCAGGCCGGTCAGCGGCGAGACCTCGCGGAACTCCTTGTTGCGTTTCAGCGTGGTGGAGACCCGGGCGATCAGCTCGGCGGTGTCGAACGGCTTGGTCAGGTAGTCGTCGGCGCCGGTGGTCAGGCCGACCACCTTGTCCACCGTCATGCTCTTGGCGGTCAGCATGATCACCGGGAGCGCGGAGGTGAGCGGGTCGGCCCGCAGGTTCCGGATCAGCTCGACCCCGTCCATCCGGGGCATCATCCAGTCGACCACGGCCAGATCGGGGCGGTGCTCCTCCATCAGGTCGAGCGCCTCCTGCCCGTCCCGGGCGCGGATCACCTCGAAGCCGTGCACCTTGAGGTTGAACTCGACGAAGCTCGCGATGTCCTGATCGTCGTCGACGACCAGGATGAGGTCCGGTCGTTGCTCGTCGGCGTCGAGCCCGAGGTCCTCGACCACGGGCCCCGGCTCGGAAGTGCTCACATCGAGTTCCCCATCCGGTTGGCGGCCAGTGCCCGAAGCTTACGCACCGCCTCGGCCGGGTCGGCCATGCCATAGACCGCGGTGCCCGCCACGAACGCGTCCGCACCGGCCTCGGCGGCCTGCTCGATGGTGTCCGCGGCGATCCCGCCGTCCACCTCGATGCGCACGTCCAGGTGGCCCACGGCGACGCGGCGCCGCACGTCACGCACCTTGTCCAGCATCTCGGGCAGGAATTTCTGCCCACCGAAGCCGGCCTTGATCGTCATGATCAGGACGGTGTCCAGATAGGGCAACAACTCCAGGTACGGCTCCACCGGGGTGTCCCGGTCGATGGCCAGGCCCGCCTTTGCCCCGGCCGCGCGCAGCGTCTTGGCGAGCGCCACCGGGTCGTCGCAGGCCTCGGCGTGGAACGTCACGTTGTACGCCCCCGCCTCGGCGTAACCCGGCGCCCAGCGCTCCGGGTCGGTGATCATCAGGTGCACGTCGAACGGGATCGTGGTCGCCTTGCGCAGGCTCTGCACGATCGGCAGGCCGAGCGTGAGGTTGGGCACGAAGTGGTTGTCCATGACGTCCACGTGCACCCAGTCGGCGGCCCCCTCGATGGCTCGCACTTCCTCGGCCAGGCGGGAGAAGTCGGAGGCGAGGATGCTCGGCGCGATGATCGGCGATGATTCCACGGCTGAAATTGTATGACCTGGCGATTCCCGCTCCGGTGCCGCCGGTATGGTGTGCCGCCGTGACCCCGAAGATCGGCTCTGCCCGGCGGCTTGCCGCGCTCGACGGCCTACGGATCCTCGCCGCGCTGGTGGTGGCGCTCTACCACTACACCGGATACCCGACCGGGGTGCGCCAGTCCTGGGGCGCGCCGCCGGAGACGGCCTGGCCGCTCCTGCACCACCTCGGGCGCTACGGCTGGCTGGGCGTCGAGCTGTTCTTCGTGATCAGCGGCTTCGTCATCTGCATGAGCAGCTGGGGCCGCACGCCCGGGGCGTTCTTCCGCTCCCGGGTGACCCGGTTGTTCCCGGCGTACTGGCCGGCGGTGCTGATCACCACGGCGGTGCTGACCCTCTGGCCGGTCGTCCGGGCACCCCGGCACTGGCACGAGGTGGCACTCAACCTGACGATGATGCAGAAGGCGGTCGACGTGCAGCACGTCGACGCGGTCTACTGGTCGCTCTGGCGGGAGGCGCTGTTCTACCTGCTCTTCGCCGTCGTGGTGTGGCGCGGGCTGACGCTGCGCCGTGCGGTGATCTTCGGGTACGGCTGGCTGGTCGCCTCGATGCTCTCGGTCAAGTCCGGGGTGCACCTGCTGTCGACGGTGCTGCAACCGGACTGCGCCCCGTTCTTCGTCGCCGGCATCGCGCTCTACCTGATCCACCGTTTCGGGCCGGACCTGCTGCTCTGGGGGCTTCTCGGCGCCTCGTTCCTGCTGGCCCAGTACTGGACGGTGCAGCAGGTGGGCGACAAGCGGGAGGTGGACCCGGGGCTGTCCACGGCGGTCGGGGCGGTCGTGGTCACCGGCATCTTCGCGGTGATGCTCGCGATCGCGCTCGGATACACGGCGCGGATCCAGTGGCGCTGGCTGACCACGGCGGGGCTGCTGACGTACCCGTTCTACCTGCTGCACGAGTACCTGGGCTGGACCATGATCTACGGACTGCGGGACCTGCTGCCGCGGCCCGTGCTGCTGCCGCTGGTCGTGGGCGCCATGCTGCTCGCGGCGTACCTGCTGCACCGGGTGGTGGAGAAGCCGCTCGCGCGGATCCTGAAGAAGCACCTGGACGCGGCCGCGACCACGATCAACCGGGGAGACCGGTACGCCGCGCCGGCGCCGGTAGCGGCGCTCGAAGCGGACACCGTGCTGCTGCCCACGGTGAAATAGCGAGGCCGGGCCGCCTCGGGGCGGTCCGGCCTCGCCGAGCTCAGCTCGTCCGGCGCAGGACGGCCAGGAACATCGCGTCGGTGCCGTGCCGGTGCGGCCACAGCTGGACCGTCGGGCCCGGGCCGAGCCCCGGCATGCCCGGCGGCAGCAGCGGCCGGGCGTCCACGAAGTCGACCTCGACCCCGGAGCGCCGGGCGCCCTCGCTCACCGTCACCTGGGTCTCCACCATGTGCGGGGAACAGGTCACATATGCCACCACGCCGCCCGGGCGGACCGCCCGCAGCGCCGCCACCAGCAGCTCCCGCTGCAACTTGGTGAGCGGCGGCAGGTCGGCCGGCTGCCGGCGCCAGCGCGACTCGGGCCGGCGGCGCAGCGAGCCCAGGCCGGTGCACGGCGCGTCGACCAGCACCCGGTCGAACGCCTCCTCGGGCAGGTCCGGGTCCCGGCCCACCGAGCGGCCGTCCATCGGGAAGACCGTCACCGGCATGCCCTCGGTGGCCTGCTCGACCAGGCGGGCCCGGTGCTCGGCCACCTCGACCGCGGTCACCTCGGCGCCCCGGGCGGCGGCGATCGCGCCGATCAGGCCGGTCTTGCCACCCGGGCCGGCGCACAGGTCCAGCCAGCGGGTGTCCTGACCCTCCACCGGGGCGGCCAGCAGCGCCGCCGCGACCAGCTGGGAACCCTCGTCCTGCACGTGCGCCCGGCCCTCGCGGATGGCGGCCAGGTCACGCGGAGCGCCGCCGTTCAGGTAGACCGCGTACGGCGAGAAGGCGCCCGGCACCCCGTTGACCTCGTCGGCCAGCTCGACCGCGTCGGCCCGGCCCGGACGCGCGCACAGGTGCACGGCCGGCGGCTGGTTGTCCTCGATCAGCAGCCGGGTGGTGTCCTCCAGGTCGCCGCCGAGCGCCTCGGCGAACGCCCGCACGATCCACTCCGGATGGTGGTGGTGCACCGCGAGGTGCCCGATCGGGTCGTCCTCCGCCGACGGGGCGAGTTTCGCCAGCCAGTCGTCGAGTGTCGTCTCCGAGATGGTCCGCATCACCGCGTTCGAGAAGCCGGCCGCGAAGGGCGCCACCGACCGAACCAGGTCGACGGTCTGGTTCACCGCGGCGTGCGTCGGCACCCGGGTGTAGAGCAGCTGATAGGCCCCGAGCCGGAGGGCGTCGCGGGCCGGCGCGTCGATCTGCGCCAGGTCCCGGCCGGAGGCGTCGGCGATGATCAGGTCGAGGGTGCCGAGCGCCCGGAGCGTGCCGTAGGTCAGCTCGGTGGCGAACGCGGCATCCCGCCCGTGCAGGCGCATCCCGCCGAGGATCTCGGCCAGCACCAGGTTCGCGTACGCGTCGTCGCGGTGCACGGCGGCGATCGCCTCGTAGGCCGCCTGGCGCGCCGGGTCCGACGGCGGGCGGCCGCCCCTCGGCGCCCGGCCGCTGCGCTGGTCGCGCGGATGTCCCGGCCCGGATGGCCGGCGAGGGCCGGCGCCGTGCGGCCGTGAAGCCCGATGTTCGGTCATGCTGGGCCCTCCCCGGCGTGCTCTCCCGGCCCTTGCTTGGCTGCGGTGCGGTCGATCACGCCAGTTTCTCTCCTGCTTCGATACGCATGCCACGAGCCCAATCGGTCGCGGCCATCGGTTTCTTGCCCGCCGCGCGGATCTCGCCCAGTTGCACCGGCGTGGTCGCGGTGCCGGCGAGCACCTGCGTGCGCTCCACCCGCAGCTCCCCCGGCTCCAGGTGCGGCGCGTTCGCGATCGGCCGGACCGGCCCCAGCTTGAGCCGGTCGTCGCGCAGCGTGGTCCAGGCGCCCGGCGCCGGGCTGCACGCCCGGATCCGCCGGTCGACCGCGAACGCCGGATCGGTCCAGCGGACCCGGGCGTCCTCGACGGTGAGTTTCGGCGCCAGGCTGACGCCGTCGTGCGGCTGCGGGTGCGCCCGGGCGGTGCCCGCCGCGATCGCGTCGAGCACCGCGACCAGCAGGCCGGCACCCTCGCGGGCGAGCCGCTCCAGCAGGTCGCCGGAGGTGTCGTTGAACCGGATCTGGTCGGTGACGGTGCCGTAGACCGGGCCGGTGTCCAGGCCGGCCTCCAGCTCGAAGACGCTGGCCCCGGTCACCTCGTCACCGTGCAGCACGGCGTGCTGCACCGGCGCGGCGCCGCGCCAGGCGGGCAGCAGCGAGAAGTGCAGGTTCACCCAGCCGTGTGCGGGGATCTCCAGGGCGGACGGCGGGACCAGGGCACCGTAGGCCACCACCGGCACGCAGTCCGGCGCCAGCTCGCGCAGGCGCTCCTGGAACTCTGGCTCCCGCGGTCTGGCCGGGGTCAGCACCTCGATGCCGCGCTCGTCGGCCCAGGCGCCGACGGGCGAGCGGACCAGGCGGCGGCCCCGCCCGGCGGGGGCGTCCGGCCGGGTCACCACGGCGAGCAACTCGTGCCCGGACGCGGCGATCGCCTCCAGGCTGGGCAGCGCCACCTCGGGCGTGCCGGCG
Above is a genomic segment from Actinoplanes ianthinogenes containing:
- a CDS encoding TetR/AcrR family transcriptional regulator; protein product: MPADDVLRDRLVRVGAELLSTESPGALSLREIARRAGVSHGAPRRWFPTHKSLLSAIARSGFAELKAQIETALRTAAADPRSQITELARIYVRFAAANRGMFALMFRHDLLETGGELGLRDASLPLFRLLVDLVAAARPAADPPAEVTAAALWAALHGTAQLWIWGSLTLATGATDPAPFVDATLAAHLGKDSR
- a CDS encoding lysophospholipid acyltransferase family protein produces the protein MPPLYAAAHRTLGALLRGFWPTTVTGLEHLPAGSGAILAANHHAIADQLFLGINTPRHIAFWAKAEYFRGSGLTRRVVTGMGAIPVERAGGRAVLSAFDAAVPILRAGGLVAVFVEGTRSPDGRLYRGRTGAVRLAAQAGVPIVPVGIRGTDQVRPAGRRLPRPHPIRLDFGPPIPVKVESAPDARRVTDEVVAAIQGLTGQEYVAKYAPPRT
- a CDS encoding GGDEF domain-containing response regulator; this translates as MSTSEPGPVVEDLGLDADEQRPDLILVVDDDQDIASFVEFNLKVHGFEVIRARDGQEALDLMEEHRPDLAVVDWMMPRMDGVELIRNLRADPLTSALPVIMLTAKSMTVDKVVGLTTGADDYLTKPFDTAELIARVSTTLKRNKEFREVSPLTGLPGNARVRREIIDRIRSGGDYSVGYIDIDRFKSVNDVYGFDRGDEFITAMARSLQRASASTGKPSIFLGHIGGDDFVFICHPDQVLPLTKSMVTDFESAADRLYDQKDAQRGYIEVPDRRGNKQRAALVTLSIGVAQATADGRQFTDPRMVIAVASEMKKVAKSQPGSYVAIDRRRNEAKDEDQNPI
- the ribD gene encoding bifunctional diaminohydroxyphosphoribosylaminopyrimidine deaminase/5-amino-6-(5-phosphoribosylamino)uracil reductase RibD; translated protein: MVTEDEAMRRAIALAARGLGTTSPNPVVGCLLLGPDGAVVGEGFHAYAGGPHAEIVALAQAGERARGGTCVVTLEPCNHTGRTGPCSEALIQAGLRRVVIAVDDPNPVASGGAATLRAAGLQVETGVRRAEAELGNIAWLTAVRRGRPFVTWKFAATLDGRSAAADGTSQWVSSSESRFDVHVLRSTVDAIVAGVGTVVADDPQLTVRDLRDGSLAIKQPLRVVVDSHGRTPETARVRDAAAPTWIVTTAETGSGPDGRVDLHAMLTELYTRGIRSVLLEGGPTLAGAFLAAGLVDRVIGYVAPKLLGAGRSALVDAGIGTIAEALELDFTDIAQIGGDLRFTATLRSKEN
- the fmt gene encoding methionyl-tRNA formyltransferase — protein: MRLVFAGTPEVALPSLEAIAASGHELLAVVTRPDAPAGRGRRLVRSPVGAWADERGIEVLTPARPREPEFQERLRELAPDCVPVVAYGALVPPSALEIPAHGWVNLHFSLLPAWRGAAPVQHAVLHGDEVTGASVFELEAGLDTGPVYGTVTDQIRFNDTSGDLLERLAREGAGLLVAVLDAIAAGTARAHPQPHDGVSLAPKLTVEDARVRWTDPAFAVDRRIRACSPAPGAWTTLRDDRLKLGPVRPIANAPHLEPGELRVERTQVLAGTATTPVQLGEIRAAGKKPMAATDWARGMRIEAGEKLA
- a CDS encoding acyltransferase family protein, whose product is MTPKIGSARRLAALDGLRILAALVVALYHYTGYPTGVRQSWGAPPETAWPLLHHLGRYGWLGVELFFVISGFVICMSSWGRTPGAFFRSRVTRLFPAYWPAVLITTAVLTLWPVVRAPRHWHEVALNLTMMQKAVDVQHVDAVYWSLWREALFYLLFAVVVWRGLTLRRAVIFGYGWLVASMLSVKSGVHLLSTVLQPDCAPFFVAGIALYLIHRFGPDLLLWGLLGASFLLAQYWTVQQVGDKREVDPGLSTAVGAVVVTGIFAVMLAIALGYTARIQWRWLTTAGLLTYPFYLLHEYLGWTMIYGLRDLLPRPVLLPLVVGAMLLAAYLLHRVVEKPLARILKKHLDAAATTINRGDRYAAPAPVAALEADTVLLPTVK
- the rpe gene encoding ribulose-phosphate 3-epimerase; the encoded protein is MESSPIIAPSILASDFSRLAEEVRAIEGAADWVHVDVMDNHFVPNLTLGLPIVQSLRKATTIPFDVHLMITDPERWAPGYAEAGAYNVTFHAEACDDPVALAKTLRAAGAKAGLAIDRDTPVEPYLELLPYLDTVLIMTIKAGFGGQKFLPEMLDKVRDVRRRVAVGHLDVRIEVDGGIAADTIEQAAEAGADAFVAGTAVYGMADPAEAVRKLRALAANRMGNSM
- a CDS encoding riboflavin synthase: MFTGIVEELGEIVRLTEGSADSAVIAVRGPLVTSDARDGDSIAVNGVCLTVIDNVDGVFTADVMGETLRRSSLGALKVGSNVNLERAAALGSRLGGHLVQGHVDGVATLIGREPADQWEVVTFSLPAELAKYVVEKGSITVDGVSLTVMAVTEDTFSVGMIPATSKHTVLGSKAIGEPVNLEVDVIAKYVEKMLGSRNV
- a CDS encoding RsmB/NOP family class I SAM-dependent RNA methyltransferase, whose product is MTEHRASRPHGAGPRRPSGPGHPRDQRSGRAPRGGRPPSDPARQAAYEAIAAVHRDDAYANLVLAEILGGMRLHGRDAAFATELTYGTLRALGTLDLIIADASGRDLAQIDAPARDALRLGAYQLLYTRVPTHAAVNQTVDLVRSVAPFAAGFSNAVMRTISETTLDDWLAKLAPSAEDDPIGHLAVHHHHPEWIVRAFAEALGGDLEDTTRLLIEDNQPPAVHLCARPGRADAVELADEVNGVPGAFSPYAVYLNGGAPRDLAAIREGRAHVQDEGSQLVAAALLAAPVEGQDTRWLDLCAGPGGKTGLIGAIAAARGAEVTAVEVAEHRARLVEQATEGMPVTVFPMDGRSVGRDPDLPEEAFDRVLVDAPCTGLGSLRRRPESRWRRQPADLPPLTKLQRELLVAALRAVRPGGVVAYVTCSPHMVETQVTVSEGARRSGVEVDFVDARPLLPPGMPGLGPGPTVQLWPHRHGTDAMFLAVLRRTS
- a CDS encoding aminotransferase class V-fold PLP-dependent enzyme → MDVDALRAGTPGCRNRIHLNNAGAALMSQQTLDVVVEHLRLEARIGGYEAADAAADRVAAVYSGLAELLGGRSDEIALFDNATHAWQAAFYSVPLRPGDRILTGRNEYGSNVLAYLQAARRAGAEVVVVPNDADGQIDTSALAGLIDGRTKLIGLTHVPTAGGLVNPAAEVGRIARAAGVPYLLDATQSVGQFPVDVAEIGCDFLCGTGRKFLRGPRGTGFLWVRHGVLDQLDPHIVEIQSADWDGARGFGWAPGARRFATWELNYAAVLGLGVAVDQALNLGLAEIGKRNEELGDRMRGLLEDTPGVTVHDLGRRRCAIVTATVDGVESELVVARLAESGVNVTSTEPAHQQFDTEERNPPPLVRFSPHYYNTEDEVEHAATLVGALTGKRL